The Musa acuminata AAA Group cultivar baxijiao chromosome BXJ2-2, Cavendish_Baxijiao_AAA, whole genome shotgun sequence genome has a segment encoding these proteins:
- the LOC135605336 gene encoding methionine aminopeptidase 1B, chloroplastic-like isoform X3, which translates to MALTVPICRLCWVSPAPTPSRDPGERWSFLVGQPLKTSFPSAVPGKEIFQRSCVIVSRKLSGLEEAMRIRRARELQSSVKVRKRPPLRRGKVSGKLLVPDHIPRPPYVDSGLLPELSSEHQVHNDEGIAYMRAACELAAHVLDYAGILVRPSVTTNEIDKAVHKMIIDAGAYPSPLGYGGFPKSVCTSVNECMCHGIPDSRQLQDGDIINIDVTVYLNGYHGDTSKTFLCGNVNEPTKRLVKVTEECLERAISVCKDGASFKKIGKRISEHAEKYGYGVVERFVGHGVGTVMTDLGVWLKVKHLQLFYLYRAHSNHGKH; encoded by the exons ATGGCGCTGACGGTCCCGATTTGCCGGTTGTGCTGGGTATCACCGGCGCCAACTCCGTCGAGAGACCCCGGTGAGAGGTGGAGTTTCCTAGTCGGCCAACCCCTCAAGACCTCGTTTCCCAGTGCCGTCCCAG GAAAAGAAATTTTCCAAAGGTCATGTGTCATTGTATCAAGAAAGTTGTCAGGATTGGAGGAGGCTATGCGAATTCGGAG AGCACGGGAGCTTCAAAGTTCAGTAAAAGTAAGAAAGAGGCCACCATTAAGACGTGGAAAGGTCTCTGGAAAGCTTTTAGTGCCAGACCACATTCCAAGACCTCCATATGTGGATTCAGGCTTGTTGCCAGAATTATCTAGCGAGCATCAAGTACATAATGATGAGGGTATTGCTTACATGAGAGCTGCCTGTGAGCTTGCTGCACATGTTCTGGACTATGCAGGAATATTGGTTAGA CCATCTGTAACTACAAATGAAATTGATAAAGCAGTGCACAAGATGATTATTGATGCTGGGGCTTATCCTTCCCCACTTGGATATGGTGGATTTCCTAAGAGCGTGTGCACATCAGTCAATGAATGCATGTGCCATGGAATACCTGATTCCCGCCAACTGCAG GATGGAGACATAATAAACATTGATGTGACTGTTTATTTGAAT GGTTACCATGGGGACACATCAAAAACATTTCTGTGTGGAAATGTGAATGAACCAACAAAGCGCCTTGTAAAG GTGACTGAAGAATGCCTTGAGAGGGCTATATCTGTCTGCAAGGATGGTGCTAGTTTTAAGAAGATCGGCAAGAGAATAAG TGAGCATGCTGAAAAATATGGCTATGGTGTTGTGGAGCGTTTTGTTGGTCATGGTGTCGGGACG GTAATGACAGATCTGGGTGTATGGTTGAAGGTGAAACATTTACAATTG
- the LOC135605336 gene encoding methionine aminopeptidase 1B, chloroplastic-like isoform X4, whose translation MALTVPICRLCWVSPAPTPSRDPGERWSFLVGQPLKTSFPSAVPGKEIFQRSCVIVSRKLSGLEEAMRIRRARELQSSVKVRKRPPLRRGKVSGKLLVPDHIPRPPYVDSGLLPELSSEHQVHNDEGIAYMRAACELAAHVLDYAGILVRPSVTTNEIDKAVHKMIIDAGAYPSPLGYGGFPKSVCTSVNECMCHGIPDSRQLQDGDIINIDVTVYLNGYHGDTSKTFLCGNVNEPTKRLVKVTEECLERAISVCKDGASFKKIGKRISEHAEKYGYGVVERFVGHGVGTVMTDLGVWLKVKHLQLSPF comes from the exons ATGGCGCTGACGGTCCCGATTTGCCGGTTGTGCTGGGTATCACCGGCGCCAACTCCGTCGAGAGACCCCGGTGAGAGGTGGAGTTTCCTAGTCGGCCAACCCCTCAAGACCTCGTTTCCCAGTGCCGTCCCAG GAAAAGAAATTTTCCAAAGGTCATGTGTCATTGTATCAAGAAAGTTGTCAGGATTGGAGGAGGCTATGCGAATTCGGAG AGCACGGGAGCTTCAAAGTTCAGTAAAAGTAAGAAAGAGGCCACCATTAAGACGTGGAAAGGTCTCTGGAAAGCTTTTAGTGCCAGACCACATTCCAAGACCTCCATATGTGGATTCAGGCTTGTTGCCAGAATTATCTAGCGAGCATCAAGTACATAATGATGAGGGTATTGCTTACATGAGAGCTGCCTGTGAGCTTGCTGCACATGTTCTGGACTATGCAGGAATATTGGTTAGA CCATCTGTAACTACAAATGAAATTGATAAAGCAGTGCACAAGATGATTATTGATGCTGGGGCTTATCCTTCCCCACTTGGATATGGTGGATTTCCTAAGAGCGTGTGCACATCAGTCAATGAATGCATGTGCCATGGAATACCTGATTCCCGCCAACTGCAG GATGGAGACATAATAAACATTGATGTGACTGTTTATTTGAAT GGTTACCATGGGGACACATCAAAAACATTTCTGTGTGGAAATGTGAATGAACCAACAAAGCGCCTTGTAAAG GTGACTGAAGAATGCCTTGAGAGGGCTATATCTGTCTGCAAGGATGGTGCTAGTTTTAAGAAGATCGGCAAGAGAATAAG TGAGCATGCTGAAAAATATGGCTATGGTGTTGTGGAGCGTTTTGTTGGTCATGGTGTCGGGACG GTAATGACAGATCTGGGTGTATGGTTGAAGGTGAAACATTTACAATTG
- the LOC135605336 gene encoding methionine aminopeptidase 1B, chloroplastic-like isoform X2, protein MALTVPICRLCWVSPAPTPSRDPGERWSFLVGQPLKTSFPSAVPGKEIFQRSCVIVSRKLSGLEEAMRIRRARELQSSVKVRKRPPLRRGKVSGKLLVPDHIPRPPYVDSGLLPELSSEHQVHNDEGIAYMRAACELAAHVLDYAGILVRPSVTTNEIDKAVHKMIIDAGAYPSPLGYGGFPKSVCTSVNECMCHGIPDSRQLQDGDIINIDVTVYLNGYHGDTSKTFLCGNVNEPTKRLVKVTEECLERAISVCKDGASFKKIGKRISEHAEKYGYGVVERFVGHGVGTVFHSEPLILHHRNDRSGCMVEGETFTIVLSLQSPF, encoded by the exons ATGGCGCTGACGGTCCCGATTTGCCGGTTGTGCTGGGTATCACCGGCGCCAACTCCGTCGAGAGACCCCGGTGAGAGGTGGAGTTTCCTAGTCGGCCAACCCCTCAAGACCTCGTTTCCCAGTGCCGTCCCAG GAAAAGAAATTTTCCAAAGGTCATGTGTCATTGTATCAAGAAAGTTGTCAGGATTGGAGGAGGCTATGCGAATTCGGAG AGCACGGGAGCTTCAAAGTTCAGTAAAAGTAAGAAAGAGGCCACCATTAAGACGTGGAAAGGTCTCTGGAAAGCTTTTAGTGCCAGACCACATTCCAAGACCTCCATATGTGGATTCAGGCTTGTTGCCAGAATTATCTAGCGAGCATCAAGTACATAATGATGAGGGTATTGCTTACATGAGAGCTGCCTGTGAGCTTGCTGCACATGTTCTGGACTATGCAGGAATATTGGTTAGA CCATCTGTAACTACAAATGAAATTGATAAAGCAGTGCACAAGATGATTATTGATGCTGGGGCTTATCCTTCCCCACTTGGATATGGTGGATTTCCTAAGAGCGTGTGCACATCAGTCAATGAATGCATGTGCCATGGAATACCTGATTCCCGCCAACTGCAG GATGGAGACATAATAAACATTGATGTGACTGTTTATTTGAAT GGTTACCATGGGGACACATCAAAAACATTTCTGTGTGGAAATGTGAATGAACCAACAAAGCGCCTTGTAAAG GTGACTGAAGAATGCCTTGAGAGGGCTATATCTGTCTGCAAGGATGGTGCTAGTTTTAAGAAGATCGGCAAGAGAATAAG TGAGCATGCTGAAAAATATGGCTATGGTGTTGTGGAGCGTTTTGTTGGTCATGGTGTCGGGACGGTATTCCACTCTGAGCCACTCATTTTGCATCATC GTAATGACAGATCTGGGTGTATGGTTGAAGGTGAAACATTTACAATTG
- the LOC103970636 gene encoding squamosa promoter-binding protein 1, producing the protein MDPILPPLPSLTFAPPSSRAFSPNNSTNSSSSSSLPLMEYRRTPIDPASRNSQREKAMKEAALSPTQVATLGEDEEVMEEDKKRRVSFSSSAAARTGPDAGGGGGGASQPCCQVDDCAADLREAKRYHRRHKVCEAHSKAAVVVVAGLRQRFCQQCSRFHELAEFDDSKRSCRRRLAGHNERRRKSSTDTQPEGSNRCREADLPGNPAYKHFQIR; encoded by the exons ATGGACCCCATCCTTCCGCCCCTTCCCTCTCTCACCTTTGCACCCCCCTCGTCCAGAGCCTTCTCCCCCAACAATTCCACAAactcttcctcctcatcctccctCCCTCTCATGGAGTACCGGAGGACGCCGATCGATCCCGCGTCAAGGAACAGCCAACGAGAGAAGGCGATGAAGGAGGCCGCGCTGTCTCCGACTCAGGTGGCCACTCTGGGCGAGGACGAGGAGGTGATGGAGGAGGACAAGAAGCGACGGGTAAGCTTCTCTTCCTCAGCGGCTGCACGGACGGGGCCTGACGCCggaggcggcggtggcggagcgtcgcagccctgctgccaGGTTGACGATTGCGCCGCAGACCTCCGCGAGGCCAAACGTTACCACCGCCGGCACAAGGTCTGCGAGGCCCACTCCAAGGCTGCCGTCGTCGTGGTCGCCGGCCTCCGCCAAAGGTTCTGCCAGCAATGCAGCAG GTTCCATGAGCTAGCAGAGTTTGACGACTCCAAGAGGAGCTGCCGCAGGCGCCTGGCTGGCCACAATGAGCGGCGCAGGAAGAGCTCTACCGACACGCAGCCAGAAGGATCAAACCGCTGCAGGGAGGCTGACCTCCCTGGAAATCCTGCATACAAACATTTCCAGATCAGATAA